The Gemmatimonadaceae bacterium genomic sequence CCGGTCTCCTTCATGAGCCATGGAATGAACGGCGTGACCTGCTGCGCGGGCACGGGGCCGGTGCAGAAGATTCGCGGATCACTTTCCTCGCCTTCATATTGCTCGGGGTAGATGTACAGCGTCTTGCCCTTGGTCACGGCTTCGGCCTTGATCGCCTGCCGGGTAGAGCTGTAGATGCCGCCGAGAATGACGTCTGCGCGCTGCGCCACGAGCCGGGCCGCGCAGGCGGCGGCGGTGGCATCGTCGGTGGCACTGTCTTCGAGCAGCAACTCCAGCGGTCGACCGAGCAGGCCGCCCTTGGCGTTGATGTCGCCGATCACCATGCGGGCCACGTTGGCGTTCGCCAGGCCGGCGAAGGAGAGCGGACCGCTCTGATCCGCGATCACGCCGACCTTGATCGGTCTGCCGGTCTCGTTGCTGCGTTCCATGTGGGTTTCCCTGAGCGAGAAGGTGGAGGTCCGGTGCCGTGGAATCGCGGCGCCCGTCGCGCAGGGGGATGATGCGACCACCCGAATTCCCATACATCGGGAGAGTTCCCCATTTCTGCTCAACCCCTCCGCCTGAGCGAGTTCGTCGCCACCCTGGCGCTCGCGCAGGACAACGCCTTCGGGCAGCCGCTCGAGTCCCAGCTCCGCTCCTGTCTGCTGGCCGCGTGGCTTGCCGAGGCGGCGGCGGTGCCCCCCGCACAGCGCGCCACGACCTACTGGGTGGCGCTGCTGCGCTACATCGGTTGCACCGGCCACGCACACGAGGTGGCCACGCTCTTTGGCGACGAGATCGCCATTCGCGCCGCGACGCTCACGCACAACGCTGCCAATCCACCGGAGGTCATTCGCGATGTGATCGCCTATGCCACCGCCGGCCGCGAACAGGCCGAGCGCGAGGCGATCGTGCAGTTCATTCAGCAGAACGCGCGGGAGTGGGCCACACACAACTTCGCCTCGGGGTGCGAAGTGGCCGACATGCTGCTCGAGCGCATCGAGTTCGGCGCCGATGTGCGGGAATCGCTGCGCTATACCTTCGAGCGCTGGAACGGCAACGGCTATCCCACGCACACCGGTGGTGAGGCCATTCCGCTGCCGATGCGCATCGTGCACCTATCGCACGACATGGAGGCGATTGCCCGCCTCTTCTCACCGGAGCGGGCGCTCGAGGCGGTGCAGGAGCGGCGCGGCGAGACGTACGATCCGGCCTTGGCCGATCTCTTTGCGGCCCGCGGCGCCGAGTGGTTTGCACGCCTCGCGCGTACTGAACCGTGGGATGCGGTGCTCGACCTGGAGCCGCATCCGCGACGGATTCTCGAAGGCGCCGCGCTCGAGAATGCGCTCCTCATGGCGGCCGACTTCATCGATCTCAAGTCGCCGTACATGGGTGGTCACAGTCGTCGCTGCGCACAGCTGAGTGGCGATGCGGCGCTGGTGCTGGGGTATAGTGACGCGGAGCTCACCGCGCTTCGCCGCGCCGCACTGCTTCACGATTTTGGTACCACCGCCGTTCCCAACTCGATCTGGGACAAGACCGGGACGCTCACGCGCGCCGAGTTCGATCGTGTGGAGATGCACCCGCTGCTGACCGAGCAGATGCTGCGCCGCTCCCCGGCGTTAGCGGTGCTCAACCGGATCGCGAGCGCGCATCACGAAAAGTGTGACGGCTCGGGGTATCACAAGCGCGTGCGCACCGACGCGATCGACCCGGGTGCTGCCGTGCTGGCGGCGACGGAAGTGTATGTCGGACTGACGAGCGATCGGGCTCACCGCCCCGCGCATCCGGCCGATGTCGCCGCGCAGCAGCTCCGCGATCTGGCCTCGGCGGGCGTGCTCGATGCGCGGGCGGTACGCGCAGTGCTGGTCGCGGCCGGCCACGGTGAGCCGGCCGCGCCGAGCGTCAAGCGCGGCAAGCACCCGGGCGGCCTGTCACGACGCGAGGTCGATGTGCTGCGACTGGCGGCGCGTGGGCTGACGACCAAGGAGATCGCCGAACGCCTCTTCATCTCCACGAAGACGGCCGATCACCACATCCAGCACGTCTACGTGAAGATCGGCGTCAAGACGCGCGCCGCGGCGGCGCTGTGGGCGATGTCGAACGCGGTGGTGTGAGGTGGGAGTATGAACTGATCCATCCAAGGCATCCGAGACGTTGGAGGCATTCAAGAACCGCGGTTCTCGGATGACTCGGACGCCTTGAACGCCTTGGATGCGATCAGTTCAACCCATCACTCAGTCGCGCCACACGGTCAGCTCGGCCGCGGGCCGGCGCGTCTTGGGAGGCGGCACTTCGAGCGGCTCGCCAACCGTGAGGACGGCCACGATGCGCTCGTTCTCGGCGACACCCACCGCCGCGCGTGCGGCCGGGTCGTCCATGATGGCACCGGAGCGAATGTAGGTGCCGAGCCCGTGCGCCACCGCCGAGAGGCAGAGCGTCTGCACCGCCATCATCGTGGCGGCGTAGTCTTCCTCGCGGATCTCGGGGTTGTCGTTGAGCGTCATCGCCACGATCACCATGCTCGGCCACGCGCGGTGCTGATCGCTCGTGTCCTTCCGGATCTGCTCGGCATGTGCCTCGTCGGTCGCCTTCTTGGCCTTCCGGTTGCCCAGGGCGAGGCCGTAGGCGGCGCGGGCCTCAGGACCGCACACGTAGAAGCGCCACGGCTGCGTGAGGCGGTGATTCGGCGCCTGGTTCGCGTCGTGAAAGAGCCCTTCGAGCTGCTCGCGGGTGGGCGCGGTCTCGGTGAAGGCGCGGATGGAGCGGCGGGCAGCGATGGCGACAGAAACGTTCACGGGAGGGCGGGCTGGAGTTCGGGGCCAAACGGGGCTCGCCGCAAGCTAACCGGCCCGGGAACCACCCAACGGGTTGCTCGGCCGCGCGCTGCGGGGTGGTCTCTCGACAGCGCATTGGACGCGCGCGACATTCGGGCACCTCTGCCCCCACGCCATGTCCGATTCGTTCTCCCGTCGCGATGCCCTGAAGACGCTTGGCGCCGTTGGCGCCGGCGCCCTGTTGCCGGTGACGCCCCTCGACGCCGTGGCGCAGCCACCGGCCGCGCCCGCGCCGACGCCGGTTCCGCCACTGGCGGATATCCGCACGCGCTACGCCACCGGCGACATCGTGGAGCTCATGAATACCAGCGATGTGTTCACGCCGGCCCGCGGGCGGGCGTGGATGCGCTTTTCGTTCGATTTCCCGGAGCCGAGCGTGGTGTTCGGGGCGCATCGCTTCAGCACGGTGGTGTTCACCGAAGAGAACACCTACGCCATGGACCGTGCCCGCCTGAAGGCCACCGGCAACGACGACAAGCTGGTGGTGACGTGCGACGGACTCGTGTGGGCGGGCGGGCAGGAGAAGGCGCCGGGGAAGGTGACCATGACGCTGCAGCGCACCGGGCGCACGATCACGGTGGATACCGTGGTGGAGATGGACAAGCCCATCAAGACGGTCACCACCGTGGTGCGTGATGTGCCGCGCGGGCAGGTGTCGCTGGGTGGCTCCAATCTCATGGACGGCCGCGAAGGCGACTTCCTGGGGGGCTACACCTTCGGCGCCGGTGACCTGCATGGCGCGGGCACGCCGCAGAGCATGACGACGCCGGTGGCGGTGGTGAAGGCATCGGACACCGACTTCGTGTACTTCACGACGCACGACACCAAGGTCCGGCCCAAGCGCTAC encodes the following:
- a CDS encoding LuxR C-terminal-related transcriptional regulator is translated as MPPAQRATTYWVALLRYIGCTGHAHEVATLFGDEIAIRAATLTHNAANPPEVIRDVIAYATAGREQAEREAIVQFIQQNAREWATHNFASGCEVADMLLERIEFGADVRESLRYTFERWNGNGYPTHTGGEAIPLPMRIVHLSHDMEAIARLFSPERALEAVQERRGETYDPALADLFAARGAEWFARLARTEPWDAVLDLEPHPRRILEGAALENALLMAADFIDLKSPYMGGHSRRCAQLSGDAALVLGYSDAELTALRRAALLHDFGTTAVPNSIWDKTGTLTRAEFDRVEMHPLLTEQMLRRSPALAVLNRIASAHHEKCDGSGYHKRVRTDAIDPGAAVLAATEVYVGLTSDRAHRPAHPADVAAQQLRDLASAGVLDARAVRAVLVAAGHGEPAAPSVKRGKHPGGLSRREVDVLRLAARGLTTKEIAERLFISTKTADHHIQHVYVKIGVKTRAAAALWAMSNAVV
- a CDS encoding nitroreductase — encoded protein: MNVSVAIAARRSIRAFTETAPTREQLEGLFHDANQAPNHRLTQPWRFYVCGPEARAAYGLALGNRKAKKATDEAHAEQIRKDTSDQHRAWPSMVIVAMTLNDNPEIREEDYAATMMAVQTLCLSAVAHGLGTYIRSGAIMDDPAARAAVGVAENERIVAVLTVGEPLEVPPPKTRRPAAELTVWRD